In Cotesia glomerata isolate CgM1 linkage group LG3, MPM_Cglom_v2.3, whole genome shotgun sequence, one genomic interval encodes:
- the LOC123260861 gene encoding uncharacterized protein LOC123260861, whose product MDYNKLLFYTEKYNKDNKNVKIFENFVPVIKEKPITGKFYSKYDSSEVDSSKVKEEYIKFIERRTEMLPKDIYSYKPPTVNMEYGWFSEPLVPRSEDPTLYFPLKQSDVVKIEMRIREIDKNWDKCRRNTFKKI is encoded by the exons atggattataataaattacttttttacactgaaaaatataacaaagacaataaaaatgttaaaatttttgagaattttgttCCAGTGATAAAAGAAAAACCTATTAcaggtaaattttattcaaaatatgaCTCCTCTGAAGTTgatagttcaaaagttaaagaagaatatattaaatttattgaaagacGTACGGAGATGCTACCAAAAGATATTTATTCATACAAACCTCCTACTGTTAATATGGA gtacGGATGGTTTTCAGAGCCACTTGTACCGAGGTCAGAGGATCCGACACTGTACTTTCCATTGAAACAAAGTGACGTCGTTAAAATTGAAATGAGAATACGtgaaatagataaaaattggGACAAATGTCGcagaaatacttttaaaaaaatttga